One Onthophagus taurus isolate NC chromosome 11, IU_Otau_3.0, whole genome shotgun sequence genomic window carries:
- the LOC111416684 gene encoding spectrin beta chain isoform X2: MTTDISINRWDPTLQQEIVEEYEYDGGNSSSRLFERSRIKALADERESVQKKTFQKWVNSHLVRVNSRIGDLYLDLRDGKQLIKLLEVLSGERLPRPTKGKMRIHCLENVDKALQFLRDQRVHLENMGSHDIVDGNPRLSLGLIWTIILRFQIQDITIEETDNKETKSAKDALLLWCQMKTAGYQNVNIRNFTTSWRDGLAFNAIIHKHRPDLIQYDKLTKANPIHNLNNAFNIAEEKLDLTKLLDAEDVFVEQPDEKSIITYVVTYYHYFSKMKQETVQGKRIGKVVGIAMDNERMIREYESLTSDLLAWIEATITALGDRQFANSLQGVQQQLSQFSNYRTVEKPPKFVEKGNLEILLFTLQSKMRANNQRVYTPKEGKMIADINKAWERLEKAEHERELALREELIRQEKLEQLAARFNRKASMRETWLSENQRLVSQDNFGHDLAAVEAAAKKHEAIETDILAYEERVQAVVAVAQELSAENYHDMERISQRKDNVLRLWNYLLELLKARRMRLELSLQLQQTFQEMLHILDSMEDLKSRLLTDDHGKHLMGVEDLLQKHNLLEADINILGERVKAVALASQRFLDVDILEGYKPCDPSLVLDRVQQLEDAYAELVRLAVERRTRLEESRKLWQFYWDMADEDNWIKENGQIVSTADIGHDLTTVHLLLAKHKALENEIQAHEPQLQAVLNVGEELVTSGHFGSDKIQQRLQEASEAWRHLLELTAYRRKRLEEAVDYHQLFADADDVDIWMLDTLRLVSSEDVGRDEANAQSLLKKHRDVTDELKNYSSTIDQLHQQAEQLGPELANAPEVQKRLSSIDSRYKELLELAKLRKQRLLDALSLYKLLSESDGVEQWIGEKDRMLQTMTPARDIEDVEIMKHRYDGFEKEMNSNASRVAVVNQLARQLLHVEHPDSEQITARQNQLNQKWAELRDKAESKKDELNQAHGVQTFHIECRETVTWIEDKKRILQSTDSLEMDLTGIMTLQRRLSGMERDLAAIQAKLTALEKEAQEMEKEHPEEAAVVRERITQIQIIWEQLTQMLKERDAKLEEAGDLHRFLRDLDHFQAWLTRTQTDVASEDTPGSLAEAEKLLSQHQNIKDEIDNYTDDYTKMMEYGERITAEPGTQDDPQYMFLRERLKALKDGWAELKQMWENRQQLLSQSLSLQMLNRDARQAEVILSQQEHTLNKDETPTSLEQAENLLKKHEAFLTTMDANDDKINTVVQFSRRLCDENHFASDKIAKRADAIDERRQSNRERAQALTDRLRDLLELQQFLRDCEELSEWIQEKHIVAQDETYRSAKTIHSKWTRHQAFEAEIGSNKERLTNLQQAGEDLARDKPEYAQMIQPKLKELQDQFVLLEDTTKDKGERLFDANREVLIHQTCDDIDSWINELEKQIENEDTGQDLASVNILMQKQQMIETQMAVKARQVDQLESQTHHLEQKVPDKDMEEIKVKKTKVEERFEQLKQPLLERQRQLEKKKEAFQFRRDVEDELLWISEKMPLATSDEYGSGLFHVHMLMKKNQSLKTEIDNHEPRIRTVCNNGQKLVDEGHESSDEFSNLIAELSRAWQNLKDAIEKRKENLLRNERAQQYLFDAGEAEAWMSEQELYMMVEDRGKDETSARNLLKKHDSQEAAVEAYADTIRSLGETVRALAAEEHPLAEQVAVKQSQLDKLYAGLKDLAGERRAKLNEALQLFLLNREVGDLEQWIADREVVASSHELGQDYDHVTLLWERFKEFARDTESIGTERVQSVNDIADRLIEAGHSDSAVVAEWKDQLNEAWQDLLELIETRTQMLAASRELHKFFHDCKDILGRILEKQVSMSDELGRDAGSVSALQRKHQNFLQDLQTLQSQVQQIQEESAKLQAAYAGDKAREITNREAEVVNAWANLQANCDQRKLKLADTGDLFKFFNLVRTLMQWMDDVIRQMNTGEKPRDVSGVETLMNNHQSLKAEIDSREDNFTTCVSLGRELLSRNHYASAEIREKLVVLSNQRNALHHRWEERWENLQLILEVYQFARDAAVAEAWLIAQEPYLMSTELGHSIDDVENLIKKHEAFEKSAAAQEERFSALERLTTLEQLNLGAGPFLNLMHVPSQKIELNFPQIFPKDCVDYPVCNNYYNRSFSLRPPSELVPFIIKDVDKFYKPRITVRRLFTLKGVIKYYPDTSPDIFNKSFLYGDQTECLNIVTNSKLNENFDSKVSFNLNSAKSNIILSEAFILREKLFLSGLSNNLVNISIPFDDELIRKVILRKRKSANRRNFQNNEVTGDQFELREMRRRQEAAEAEEKAKREAEEAEKRRAALEAEQKAAAEADRTDAASPVEEKPATGRPPVGAGESGREQEQQERVTSAGSSTVMQAKTATTPRPATVEKEARRKDRSRSKSPFRSFRWKKGHKQSSGASDDEAVHYSSEQASPDEEPELEGLLTRKHEWANTTTKSTNRSWTTMYCVLKGTQLHFYKDAKAAKTQPDQMLKGEQPLNLTGASAIVASDYKKRKHVFRLKLENGADFLFQAHDDAEMNQWVGRISVLQEAGSAGPSRSQTLPASGQKDDKKRKSFLTLKKN, from the exons ATGACGACAGACATCAGTATAAACCGCTGGGATCCTACACTTCAACAGGAGATCGTGGAAGAGTACGAATACGATGGTGGAAATTCCTCTTCACGCCTCTTTGAACGCTCGCGTATTAAAGCATTGGCAGACGAACGTGAATCTGTACAGaaaaaaacgtttcaaaaaTGGGTTAATTCCCATCTTGTACGTGTAAATTCTCGCATCGGTGACCTCTATTTAGACCTTCGCGATGGTAAACAACTCATTAAATTGCTTGAAGTTCTCTCAGGTGAACGATTACCGAGACCGACAAAAGGAAAAATGCGGATTCACTGTTTAGAAAACGTAGATAAAGCTCTGCAATTCCTTCGCGATCAAAGAGTTCATTTAGAAAACATGGGTTCGCATGACATTGTCGACGGGAACCCGAGATTATCACTTGGTTTAATTTGGACCATAATCCTTCGCTTCCAAATACAAGACATCACAATCGAAGAAACAGATAATAAAGAAACCAAATCGGCCAAGGATGCTTTGCTTTTATGGTGCCAGATGAAAACTGCCGGTTATCAAAATGTGAATATTCGTAATTTCACCACATCGTGGCGCGACGGGTTGGCTTTCAATGCTATCATTCACAAACATCGTCCCGATTTAATTCAATATGACAAGCTCACTAAAGCTAATCCTATTcacaatttaaataatgcgTTCAACATCGCTGAAGAAAAACTGGACCTCACCAAATTGCTCGACGCCGAAGACGTGTTCGTCGAGCAACCGGATGAGAAATCGATCATCACATACGTCGTCACATATTATCACTACTTCAGTAAGATGAAACAAGAAACCGTTCAAGGAAAGCGTATCGGAAAAGTCGTCGGAATTGCAATGGATAATGAACGAATGATTCGAGAATACGAATCGTTAACCAGTGATTTATTGGCTTGGATTGAAGCTACAATCACTGCTCTTGGCGATCGCCAATTCGCAAATAGTTTACAAGGTGTTCAACAGCAATTATCACAATTTAGTAATTATAGAACGGTAGAAAAACCACCAAAATTCGTTGAAAAAggtaatttggaaattttgttgtttaccCTTCAATCAAAGATGCGCGCAAACAACCAGCGTGTATACACGCCGAAAGAAGGTAAAATGATTGCTGATATAAACAAAGCTTGGGAGCGTCTTGAAAAAGCAGAACACGAACGAGAACTCGCGTTGCGTGAAGAACTCATTCGACAAGAAAAACTTGAACAACTTGCCGCCCGATTTAATCGTAAAGCGAGCATGCGTGAGACTTGGTTGAGTGAGAACCAGCGATTGGTATCGCAAGACAACTTTGGTCATGATTTAGCTGCCGTTGAAGCAGCCGCTAAGAAACACGAAGCAATCGAAACAGATATTTTAGCGTACGAAGAACGAGTACAAGCTGTAGTAGCTGTGGCTCAAGAATTATCAGCCGAAAATTACCATGATATGGAAAGAATCAGTCAGAGAAAAGACAACGTATTACGATTATGGAATTACTTATTAGAACTTCTCAAGGCGAGAAGAATGAGGTTAGAATTAAGCTTACAGTTACAACAAACCTTCCAAGAGATGCTTCATATTTTGGATTCAATGGAAGATTTGAAGAGCAGATTATTAACAGACGATCATGGAAAACATTTGATGGGTGTAGAAGATTTACTCCAAAAACACAATCTTCTTGAAGCAGATATTAATATTCTTGGAGAGAGAGTAAAAGCGGTTGCTTTAGCATCACAACGGTTCTTGGACGTAGATATTTTGGAAGGATACAAACCGTGCGATCCTTCGTTAGTTTTGGATCGTGTACAGCAATTAGAAGATGCTTACGCCGAACTTGTTCGACTTGCAGTTGAACGTCGTACTAGATTAGAAGAGTCGCGTAAACTCTGGCAATTTTATTGGGATATGGCGGATGAAGACAATTGGATTAAGGAAAATGGACAAATCGTTTCCACAGCTGATATTGGACATGATCTTACAACGGTACATTTGCTATTGGCCAAACACAAAGCTTTAGAAAACGAAATTCAAGCGCACGAACCTCAACTTCAAGCCGTTTTGAACGTTGGCGAGGAATTGGTAACATCTGGACACTTTGGTTCCGACAAGATTCAGCAACGACTTCAAGAAGCATCCGAGGCTTGGCGCCATTTATTAGAATTAACGGCGTATCGTCGTAAACGACTCGAAGAGGCCGTCgattatcatcaattatttgCAGATGCCGATGACGTAGATATTTGGATGTTGGATACCTTGAGGTTAGTTTCCAGCGAAGACGTGGGACGTGACGAAGCTAACGCTCAATCTTTACTTAAAAAACATCGCGATGTAACAGACGAACTTAAGAATTATTCTTCTACCATCGATCAATTACATCAACAAGCTGAACAACTTGGACCAGAACTTGCTAATGCGCCGGAAGTTCAAAAAAGATTATCTTCAATCGATAGCCGATATAAGGAGTTATTAGAATTGGCTAAGTTACGTAAACAGAGATTATTGGACGCGCTATCTCTTTACAAATTGCTGTCTGAAAGTGATGGTGTTGAGCAATGGATTGGCGAGAAGGACCGAATGCTTCAGACGATGACTCCTGCTCGCGACATTGAAGATGTGGAAATTATGAAACACCGTTACGACGGATTTGAAAAGGAAATGAACTCGAACGCTTCCAGAGTAGCCGTTGTCAACCAATTAGCAAGGCAATTACTTCACGTTGAACATCCAGATTCGGAACAAATCACTGCAAGACAGAATCAACTTAACCAGAAATGGGCCGAGCTTCGCGATAAAGCAGAATCAAAGAAAGACGAACTCAACCAAGCACATGGTGTGCAAACGTTCCATATTGAATGCCGTGAAACCGTCACTTGGATTGAAGATAAGAAGAGAATTCTTCAAAGTACGGATAGTTTGGAAATGGATTTGACTGGAATCATGACTTTACAGAGACGTTTGTCGGGAATGGAACGCGATTTAGCAGCTATCCAAGCGAAATTAACGGCATTAGAAAAAGAGGCTCAGGAAATGGAGAAAGAACACCCAGAAGAAGCCGCCGTTGTCCGGGAACGCATCACCCAAATCCAAATTATCTGGGAGCAACTTACTCAAATGTTAAAAGAACGTGACGCGAAATTGGAAGAAGCCGGGGATCTTCACCGCTTTCTTAGAGATTTGGATCATTTCCAAGCTTGGCTCACTCGTACACAAACAGATGTCGCCTCTGAAGATACCCCTGGTTCTTTGGCCGAAGCCGAAAAGCTTTTGTCGCAGCATCAAAACATCAAAGATGAAATCGATAATTACACTGATGACTATACAAAGATGATGGAATACGGGGAAAGAATCACTGCCGAACCTGGTACTCAAGATGATCCGCAATACATGTTCTTACGCGAACGTTTGAAGGCCCTTAAGGATGGCTGGGCTGAACTTAAACAAATGTGGGAAAATCGTCAACAACTACTCTCCCAATCACTCAGCTTACAAATGTTGAACAGAGATGCACGTCAAGCTGAAGTTATCTTAAGCCAACAAGAGCACACCTTGAATAAAGATGAAACTCCGACATCCTTGGAACAAGCCgaaaacttattaaagaaaCACGAAGCTTTCTTAACCACCATGGACGCGAACGATGACAAAATCAACACAGTCGTTCAATTTAGCCGTAGATTATGCGACGAAAATCACTTTGCATCTGACAAAATCGCTAAAAGAGCTGATGCTATCGATGAACGCAGACAAAGCAATAGAGAACGAGCGCAAGCTTTAACCGATCGATTAAGAGATTTGTTAGAACTTCAGCAGTTCTTAAGAGATTGCGAGGAACTTTCAGAATGGATTCAAGAGAAACACATCGTCGCACAAGATGAAACTTATCGTTCCGCTAAAACAATTCATTCCAAATGGACCAGACATCAAGCGTTTGAAGCCGAAATCGGTTCTAATAAAGAGAGATTGACTAATTTACAACAAGCCGGTGAAGACTTGGCGAGAGATAAACCAGAATACGCACAAATGATCCAGCCGAAATTGAAAGAACTCCAAGATCAATTTGTCTTGCTGGAAGATACCACCAAAGATAAAGGTGAACGTCTCTTTGATGCTAATCGCGAAGTTTTGATCCATCAAACATGTGATGACATCGACAGTTGGATCAACGAATTAGAAAAACAGATCGAAAATGAAGACACTGGTCAAGATTTGGCTTCCGTAAATATCTTGATGCAAAAACAACAGATGATTGAAACCCAAATGGCGGTGAAGGCAAGACAAGTTGACCAGCTGGAATCTCAAACACACCATTTGGAACAGAAAGTGCCCGACAAAGATATGGAAGAAATCAAAGTCAAAAAGACCAAAGTCGAGGAACGTTTCGAACAATTAAAGCAACCTCTGTTGGAACGACAGCGTCAAttggaaaagaaaaaggaagcGTTCCAGTTTCGACGCGACGTCGAAGACGAATTATTATGGATTTCCGAAAAGATGCCACTTGCAACTTCGGACGAATACGGTTCCGGTTTATTCCATGTGCATATGCTAATGAAGAAAAATCAATCATTAAAAACAGAAATCGATAATCACGAACCGAGAATACGTACTGTGTGCAATAACGGACAGAAATTAGTGGATGAAGGTCACGAATCTTCTGATGAATTCTCTAATTTAATTGCTGAATTATCACGCGCTTGGCAAAATTTGAAAGATGCGAtcgaaaaacgaaaagaaaactTACTTCGAAATGAACGAGCTCAGCAGTACTTATTCGATGCAGGTGAGGCTGAAGCGTGGATGAGCGAACAAGAACTCTATATGATGGTTGAAGATCGTGGAAAAGATGAAACGTCTGCAAGAAATTTATTGAAGAAACACGACAGTCAAGAAGCCGCCGTAGAAGCTTACGCCGATACTATCAGATCTTTAGGTGAAACTGTTCGTGCTTTAGCTGCTGAAGAACACCCACTCGCCGAACAAGTTGCCGTTAAACAATCTCAGCTTGACAAATTATACGCCGGTTTGAAAGATTTAGCTGGTGAACGCAGAGCTAAACTTAATGAAGCTCTTCAATTGTTCTTGTTGAATCGCGAAGTTGGCGATTTGGAACAATGGATAGCCGATAGAGAAGTTGTTGCATCCTCGCATGAGTTGGGACAAGATTACGATCACGTTACTCTTCTTTGGGAAAGATTTAAAGAGTTCGCAAGAGATACCGAATCTATCGGAACGGAGCGTGTTCAATCCGTCAATGATATCGCCGATCGATTAATCGAAGCTGGGCATTCCGATTCCGCTGTAGTAGCGGAATGGAAAGATCAATTGAACGAAGCATGGCAAGATTTGCTCGAACTTATCGAAACAAGAACGCAGATGTTAGCAGCTTCAAGAGAACTTCACAAATTCTTCCACGATTGCAAGGATATTTTGGGACGTATTCttgaaaaacaagtttcgATGAGCGATGAACTCGGTAGAGATGCGGGCTCGGTTTCAGCTCTTCaaagaaaacatcaaaatttcttaCAAGATCTTCAAACTTTACAATCTCAAGTGCAACAAATCCAAGAAGAATCCGCAAAACTTCAAGCGGCTTATGCGGGAGACAAAGCCCGCGAGATCACCAATAGAGAAGCTGAAGTTGTTAACGCTTGGGCCAATTTACAAGCAAATTGCGATCAACGAAAACTGAAATTAGCCGACACCGGAGATTTATTCAAATTCTTTAACCTGGTTCGTACCCTAATGCAATGGATGGATGATGTTATTCGTCAAATGAACACCGGCGAAAAACCTAGAGATGTCAGTGGAGTTGAAACTTTAATGAACAATCATCAGAGTTTGAAAGCCGAAATAGATTCTAGAGAAGACAATTTTACAACTTGCGTCAGTTTGGGTCGCGAACTATTGTCTAGAAATCATTACGCGTCAGCCGAGATCCGCGAGAAGCTTGTTGTTTTAAGTAATCAAAGAAACGCTTTACATCACCGTTGGGAAGAACGTTGGGAGAACCTTCAGTTGATCCTGGAAGTGTATCAATTCGCAAGAGATGCCGCCGTTGCTGAAGCATGGCTCATCGCCCAAGAACCGTACCTTATGAGTACCGAATTGGGACATTCGATTGATGACGTCGAAAATCTTATCAAGAAACATGAAGCGTTTGAGAAGTCCGCGGCAGCCCAAGAAGAACGCTTCAGTGCTTTGGAGAGGTTAACCACA TTAGAACAACTTAATTTGGGTGCTGGGCCATTTCTTAACTTGATGCATGTTCCAAGtcaaaaaatagaattaaactTTCCGCAAATTTTTCCGAAAGATTGCGTCGATTATCCcgtttgtaataattattataaccgGAGCTTTTCGCTCCGACCGCCTTCCGAACTTGTcccatttattattaaagatgtcgataaattttataaaccaAGAATTACCGTTCGACGATTGTTCACATTAAAAGGTGTTATTAAATACTATCCCGATACGTCTCctgatattttcaataaatcctTCCTTTACGGGGATCAAACCGAATGTCTAAATATCGttacaaattcaaaattaaatgagaATTTCGATTCAAAAGtttctttcaatttaaattccgcaaaatcaaatattatattatcCGAAGCGTTTATTTtaagagaaaaattatttttgagtgGTTTATCAAACAATTTAGTTAATATTTCGATTCCTTTTGATGATGAATTAATTCGAAAggtaattttaagaaaacgtAAATCGGCTAATCGACGtaactttcaaaataatgAAGTAACAGGTGATCAG TTCGAACTTCGTGAGATGAGACGACGTCAAGAAGCTGCTGAAGCCGAAGAGAAAGCTAAACGAGAAGCCGAAGAAGCTGAGAAACGCCGCGCAGCTTTGGAAGCCGAACAAAAAGCCGCCGCGGAAGCGGATCGCACCGACGCAGCTTCTCCGGTTGAGGAAAAACCAg